ACTACAAAATTGTTCACGGGCGAATCAACGGTGGAGACCCGCGAAAGGTTCTTCAAGTGATGCTCTGTGACTACCAGCAAAACCAAACCCGCTTTTTCGCCTAAACCAAGAGCCACCTGCGCTCCGGTGAAGACTCGTACTCAAGCGATTCAGCGGCATTCAATACTGACGCTTTTTCATTTTCTGAATTCATGAATTGAACAATTCCGTATGTACTAGACCATTGTACAATCAGGTGTTTTAGCGGGAATAGCCATATTCAGACGTTGAGTTTTCGTGATGTTCTTGTAGACACAAGACATGAGAGAAGTGCCTTACATCGCGATTTGCCTCGCCCTAGTCTTCCCAGTGATGTCCCTTGCCGCAACGCCCTCCGGTAGCGAGGCCGAGGACAAGGCCGAGACATCCAGCGAAAGCGCAAAATCGTCTACGGTCCCAGAGGGACTTAGCCCCGAGGACTATCAACTCATTGTGGATGCATTGGGTTCTGAAGCAGGGTCGTCACCAGAAGCGCTCCAATTAACAGCGCCAGCGAGCGTCCCTGAACAAAGCCCAACCGTTCAAGGCCAGTCTTTCATGAACCCCGCCATCGCACTCATCGCGGATATCGCATTGGCTTATTTCAGCTCAGATGAGCCGCTCCAGCTTGGCGCGCACGACCCGACACGAACGGGTTTCACTTTGCAACAACTCGAACTCCATGCCGAAAGTAAGGTAGACCAATATTTCGACCTTCAAGCCAACCTGGTTTTCTCTGAATACGGCGTTGAAATAGAAGAACTCTATGCACAAACCCTCTCACTCCCATGGTCATTGCAAGTGCGCGTAGGTCAGTTCTTGATCCCTTTTGGTCGTATCAACCCAACCCACCCACACACTTGGAGCTTCGTTGACCAGGCACTCATGGTGGGAACCTATTTTGGCGGCGAAGGTGGACGCGGCATGGGTGTCGAAACATCCTGGCTACTGCCCATTCCTTGGTATGCGAAAGCCGTTATTTCCGTGAACCAAAATGCTGGTCAATGCTGTGCATCGAGCTACTTTGCCGGGAGCCTGCCGACCATTAATGGGCCTGAAGACTTTCTCTACACTGGGCGCATTGAGCAATTTTTAGAGCTCTCTGACGATTGGTCGCTCCTCTTTGGAGCATCTTATATGCTGGGAGAGAACCAAAGTGGCCGCGGCAATCAGTCTCACTTGCGTGCAACCGACCTCCTCATCAAATACAAACCTGTCGACTCCAGCGAACGGTTTTACACCAGTCTGCAAATCGAATGGGTTCAACGCGATCGGCAGGTACCAGGACAAACCTTTCAAACCCACGCTGGTTACGCTGAGTTAAAATCCGGGCTCAATCCCTACTGGGAGGTAGCCACCCGAGCGGAATGGGTTGCCGTCCTGGGCAGCGGCCCCCTCGACGACTCTCTCGAAGGAAACCGCAATCGCTATGCTGGCCAAATAACCTGGCATCCTACCCACTTCTCAAGGCTTAGACTCC
The Deltaproteobacteria bacterium genome window above contains:
- a CDS encoding zinc-regulated TonB-dependent outer membrane receptor, whose translation is MREVPYIAICLALVFPVMSLAATPSGSEAEDKAETSSESAKSSTVPEGLSPEDYQLIVDALGSEAGSSPEALQLTAPASVPEQSPTVQGQSFMNPAIALIADIALAYFSSDEPLQLGAHDPTRTGFTLQQLELHAESKVDQYFDLQANLVFSEYGVEIEELYAQTLSLPWSLQVRVGQFLIPFGRINPTHPHTWSFVDQALMVGTYFGGEGGRGMGVETSWLLPIPWYAKAVISVNQNAGQCCASSYFAGSLPTINGPEDFLYTGRIEQFLELSDDWSLLFGASYMLGENQSGRGNQSHLRATDLLIKYKPVDSSERFYTSLQIEWVQRDRQVPGQTFQTHAGYAELKSGLNPYWEVATRAEWVAVLGSGPLDDSLEGNRNRYAGQITWHPTHFSRLRLQVSYDMPSWREEGIWASMLALEVLAGAHGSHTY